A region from the Microbacterium lacus genome encodes:
- the trhA gene encoding PAQR family membrane homeostasis protein TrhA, which translates to MSSDARADEPADEGVDLIQLPLMEEAEDTAHVDIKPTWRGWLHAGTFPIAIAAGIVLIAIAQGSVAKWAAAVFMVTSMLLFGASAVYHRFTWGPKTKAVLKRIDHANIFLLIAGTYTPLATLALPPEKGVLLLSLVWSGALIGILFRVFWIGAPRWLYVALYLVLGWAAIMYIVDLFQANAAMMILVIIGGLLYTLGAVVYAMKKPNPWPGHFGFHEIFHVCTVLAFLCHWTACALIALQPLSPSLGVPG; encoded by the coding sequence ATGAGTTCCGACGCGCGAGCGGACGAGCCTGCAGACGAAGGCGTCGACCTGATCCAGCTTCCGCTCATGGAAGAGGCGGAGGACACCGCCCACGTCGACATCAAGCCGACGTGGCGCGGCTGGCTGCACGCCGGCACGTTCCCGATCGCGATCGCCGCGGGCATCGTCCTGATCGCGATCGCGCAGGGATCGGTCGCGAAATGGGCTGCGGCCGTGTTCATGGTGACCTCGATGCTGCTGTTCGGGGCCTCCGCGGTCTACCACCGCTTCACCTGGGGGCCGAAGACCAAAGCGGTGCTCAAGCGCATCGACCACGCCAACATCTTCCTGCTGATCGCGGGCACGTACACGCCGCTCGCGACGCTCGCCCTGCCGCCCGAGAAGGGGGTGCTGCTGCTGTCCCTGGTCTGGTCCGGGGCGTTGATCGGCATCCTGTTCCGCGTCTTCTGGATCGGCGCCCCCCGCTGGCTCTACGTGGCCCTCTATCTGGTGCTCGGATGGGCGGCGATCATGTACATCGTCGATCTGTTCCAGGCGAACGCCGCCATGATGATCCTCGTCATCATCGGCGGCCTGCTGTACACCCTCGGTGCGGTCGTCTACGCGATGAAGAAGCCGAACCCGTGGCCCGGGCATTTCGGCTTCCACGAGATCTTCCACGTGTGCACGGTGCTGGCCTTCCTCTGCCATTGGACCGCATGTGCGCTGATCGCCCTCCAGCCCCTCTCGCCGTCGCTCGGCGTCCCCGGCTGA
- a CDS encoding DUF4307 domain-containing protein, protein MTTPTTTQDMLDERYGRTSTPRRRWTIGLIIAAGVVIAGLFAWMTIANALDDVSADTTGFTVDDARSVTLSFQVTAPIGRTVACVLEAQDEDHGVVGWKVVELPASQTHARAFRETIPTTAEATTGLVNACWVT, encoded by the coding sequence ATGACGACCCCCACGACGACACAGGACATGCTCGACGAGCGCTACGGGCGCACGAGCACCCCGCGCAGAAGATGGACGATCGGGCTCATCATCGCGGCGGGCGTCGTCATCGCGGGTCTGTTCGCCTGGATGACGATCGCGAACGCCCTCGATGACGTCTCCGCGGACACGACCGGGTTCACCGTGGACGACGCGCGGTCGGTGACTCTGTCGTTCCAGGTGACCGCTCCCATCGGTCGCACGGTGGCGTGCGTCCTGGAAGCGCAGGACGAAGATCACGGCGTGGTCGGCTGGAAGGTCGTGGAATTGCCCGCATCTCAGACCCACGCACGGGCGTTCCGGGAGACGATCCCGACGACGGCAGAGGCGACGACAGGTTTGGTCAACGCGTGCTGGGTGACGTAG
- the greA gene encoding transcription elongation factor GreA translates to MSNDAPVTFLTQDAYDRLAAELERLSTTGREEIAKRIEAAREEGDLKENGGYHAAKDEQGKQEARIRTLQHLLKNATVSEAPESTGVVEPGTVVTAIVAGGEEIFLLGNREIAADSELDVYSEASPLGAAILGLSEGEKTSYTAPNGRAIAVEIVKVETYSGQ, encoded by the coding sequence GTGTCCAATGATGCCCCGGTGACGTTCCTGACCCAGGACGCCTACGACCGCCTGGCGGCCGAACTCGAGCGCCTGTCCACGACGGGCCGCGAGGAGATCGCGAAGCGAATCGAAGCCGCGCGCGAAGAAGGCGACCTGAAGGAGAACGGCGGCTATCACGCGGCCAAGGACGAGCAGGGCAAGCAGGAGGCCCGCATCCGCACGCTGCAGCACCTCCTCAAGAACGCGACGGTCAGCGAAGCGCCCGAGAGCACCGGCGTCGTCGAGCCCGGAACCGTCGTGACGGCGATCGTGGCCGGAGGCGAAGAGATCTTCCTCCTGGGCAATCGCGAGATCGCCGCGGACTCCGAACTGGACGTCTACAGCGAGGCCTCGCCGCTGGGCGCGGCGATCCTCGGGCTGAGCGAAGGCGAGAAGACCTCGTACACCGCCCCCAACGGTCGCGCGATCGCCGTGGAGATCGTGAAGGTCGAGACCTACTCGGGCCAGTGA
- the ilvA gene encoding threonine ammonia-lyase → MSIPTLAEFEDAAASLQGVITRTPLDESQHLSELLGVPVHLKLENLQRTGSFKIRGATYRLSRLTPEERARGVVAASAGNHAQGVALAAQALGISATIFMPLGVPVPKLLATRGYGAEVILEGATVETPLRLAAEFAERTGAVLIPPFDHRDIIIGQGTLGLELFDAVPDLDTVLVGIGGGGLIAGVAAAVKARAAAVGRRVRVIGIQAENSAAYPSSLAAGRPLVVDTLPTIADGIAVARPGDVPFAIISELVDEVVTVTDDDIARALLMLLERAKQVVEPAGAVGVAAILAGKITATGPTVSVLSGGNIDPLLLQRVVSHGLAASGRYMTLRIPLPDRPGQLARVSELLAHAGANVIEVMHTRHGQGLQISEVILQLSVETRGEEHRAHVIQTLRDAGFLPTVVPD, encoded by the coding sequence GTGAGCATTCCCACTCTGGCGGAGTTCGAGGACGCCGCCGCATCGCTGCAGGGCGTCATCACGCGGACGCCGCTGGATGAGTCCCAGCACCTGAGCGAACTCCTCGGCGTCCCCGTGCACCTCAAGCTCGAGAACCTCCAGCGCACGGGATCCTTCAAGATCCGGGGTGCCACCTACCGGCTGTCCCGGCTGACGCCGGAAGAGCGCGCGCGGGGTGTGGTCGCCGCTTCCGCGGGCAATCACGCCCAGGGAGTGGCGCTGGCTGCGCAGGCGCTCGGCATCTCGGCCACGATCTTCATGCCGCTCGGGGTCCCCGTCCCCAAGCTCCTGGCCACGCGCGGGTACGGCGCAGAGGTGATCCTGGAGGGCGCGACGGTCGAGACGCCGCTGCGTCTCGCGGCCGAGTTCGCCGAGCGCACCGGTGCGGTGCTGATCCCCCCGTTCGATCATCGCGACATCATCATCGGCCAGGGGACGCTCGGCCTCGAGCTGTTCGACGCGGTGCCGGACCTCGACACGGTGCTGGTCGGCATCGGCGGCGGCGGTCTGATCGCGGGCGTGGCCGCCGCGGTGAAGGCGCGCGCCGCCGCCGTGGGTCGCCGTGTCCGTGTGATCGGCATCCAGGCGGAGAACTCCGCCGCCTATCCCTCGTCGCTCGCAGCGGGCAGACCACTTGTGGTGGACACGCTGCCGACGATCGCCGACGGCATCGCGGTGGCCCGCCCGGGTGACGTGCCGTTCGCGATCATCAGCGAGCTCGTCGACGAGGTCGTCACGGTGACCGACGACGACATCGCGCGGGCGCTGCTGATGCTCCTCGAACGCGCCAAGCAGGTCGTCGAACCTGCCGGCGCCGTCGGCGTGGCGGCGATCCTCGCGGGCAAGATCACCGCGACAGGCCCCACCGTATCGGTGCTCTCGGGGGGAAACATCGACCCGTTGCTGCTGCAGCGCGTCGTTTCACACGGCCTCGCGGCCTCGGGGCGCTACATGACGCTGCGGATCCCGCTCCCGGACCGGCCCGGTCAGCTCGCGCGCGTGTCCGAACTGCTCGCGCACGCGGGGGCGAACGTGATCGAGGTCATGCACACCCGGCATGGCCAGGGCCTGCAGATCAGCGAAGTGATCCTGCAGCTGAGCGTGGAGACCCGAGGAGAGGAGCACCGTGCGCACGTGATCCAGACGCTGCGCGACGCCGGCTTCCTGCCGACGGTCGTGCCCGACTGA
- a CDS encoding AI-2E family transporter, producing MSTPEGRPKGSFLDALRDRGRVVSTDVSGAVPRGLKLATAYSWRLLVVAAAIGVGIWIVIQLKLLVIPLLVAILITALLWPAFSWMLRHRVPRWLAITISVVGTIAIVAGLIWLVVWQVSRQWASVQTRTIAAVEQFRQYLIDGPLHLTTGQIDDLLSQGLTLLQEQAQLLLSGALAIGTTLGHVGVGALLALFILLCLLADGGGIWRWTTRLFPKAARPAVDGSARAGWVMVVNYARTQLMVATIDAVGIGLGAFLLGVPLAIPVAVLVFLGAFIPIVGAVVTGAVAVFLALVYNGPWIALWMLVVVLGVQQIEGHVLQPLLMGSAVKVHPLAVVLVVAGGAMIAGIPGALFAVPLAAFVNVVAVYIGDKAWQSGAPPSSVDLIWTTVPRPRRVRS from the coding sequence ATGAGCACACCCGAGGGCCGGCCGAAAGGCTCGTTCCTCGACGCCCTCCGTGACCGCGGTCGCGTGGTGTCCACCGATGTGTCCGGTGCCGTCCCACGAGGGCTCAAGCTCGCCACCGCCTACTCGTGGCGGTTGCTCGTCGTCGCCGCGGCGATCGGCGTGGGCATCTGGATCGTCATCCAGTTGAAGCTGCTCGTCATCCCGCTGCTCGTGGCGATCCTCATCACGGCGCTGCTGTGGCCTGCGTTCAGCTGGATGCTGCGTCACCGCGTGCCGCGGTGGCTGGCGATCACGATCTCGGTTGTCGGGACGATCGCGATCGTGGCGGGGCTCATCTGGCTCGTCGTGTGGCAGGTCTCGCGGCAGTGGGCCTCGGTGCAGACGCGGACGATCGCTGCCGTCGAGCAGTTCCGTCAGTATCTGATCGACGGCCCGCTGCACCTGACGACCGGACAGATCGACGACCTCCTCTCCCAGGGGCTGACGCTTCTGCAGGAGCAGGCGCAGCTGCTGCTGTCCGGAGCGCTCGCGATCGGCACGACCCTCGGGCACGTCGGCGTCGGTGCCCTCCTCGCCCTCTTCATCCTGCTGTGCCTCCTCGCCGACGGCGGCGGGATCTGGCGGTGGACGACGCGGCTCTTCCCGAAGGCGGCGCGGCCGGCCGTCGACGGCTCGGCAAGGGCCGGCTGGGTCATGGTCGTGAACTACGCGCGCACCCAGCTCATGGTCGCGACGATCGACGCGGTCGGCATCGGCCTGGGCGCGTTCCTCCTCGGTGTGCCGCTCGCGATCCCGGTTGCCGTCCTGGTCTTCCTCGGCGCGTTCATCCCGATCGTCGGGGCCGTCGTGACCGGAGCGGTCGCGGTCTTCCTCGCCCTCGTCTACAACGGCCCCTGGATCGCGCTGTGGATGCTTGTCGTCGTCCTCGGCGTCCAGCAGATCGAGGGCCACGTCCTCCAGCCGCTTCTGATGGGGTCCGCGGTGAAGGTTCATCCGCTCGCCGTCGTGCTCGTCGTCGCGGGCGGTGCGATGATCGCCGGCATCCCCGGTGCCCTCTTCGCCGTCCCGCTGGCGGCATTCGTGAACGTCGTGGCGGTCTACATCGGCGACAAGGCCTGGCAGTCCGGCGCGCCGCCTTCATCCGTCGACCTGATCTGGACGACCGTGCCGCGCCCCAGGAGGGTCCGTTCGTGA
- a CDS encoding winged helix-turn-helix domain-containing protein codes for MKDTLSIPEARRVTLAAQGFGQPRPSAPGTRQLNLAMARMGTLQIDSVNVFARSHYVPLFSRLGAYDTATLDRLLFSRRPAYVESWAHVAAFIPAADWSLFQFRRDDLRARYAKPGSWFDGHRDIAEWVLAELARRGPLRPAEIDHDAKRARRGPWWDWDVVKNALEHLFLFGEVAIAGRRGFERRYALAEQVLPADVLDRPVPRAEAIRELVRRAARASGVATASDIADYWRIKDRAAVLSSLHDLVDAGELRPVTVAGWSVAGRPAQAWLHRDATLPRRIDATAILTPFDPVVWFRDRAARLFDFDYRIEIYTPAPKRRFGYYSLPVLIGDDIVGRVDLKADRASSTLLVQSAWWEHGVGADAAARLADEIRLAASWQGLSSLSVSHWGDATDDLADTLPEARRHDLTRR; via the coding sequence GTGAAAGACACCCTGAGCATCCCCGAGGCACGGCGCGTCACGCTGGCCGCCCAGGGATTCGGGCAACCGCGTCCGAGCGCTCCCGGCACCCGGCAGCTCAACCTCGCGATGGCCCGGATGGGGACGCTGCAGATAGACTCCGTCAACGTCTTCGCGCGCTCGCACTATGTGCCGCTGTTCTCGCGGCTCGGCGCGTACGACACGGCGACCCTGGATCGCCTGCTGTTCTCCCGCCGTCCGGCGTACGTCGAATCCTGGGCACACGTGGCGGCATTCATCCCCGCGGCGGACTGGAGCCTGTTCCAGTTCCGACGCGACGACCTTCGCGCTCGATATGCCAAACCGGGGAGTTGGTTCGACGGCCACCGCGACATCGCCGAATGGGTGCTCGCAGAGCTCGCCCGGCGCGGGCCGCTGCGTCCGGCCGAGATCGACCACGATGCGAAGCGGGCCCGGCGCGGGCCGTGGTGGGACTGGGACGTCGTCAAGAACGCGCTCGAGCACCTGTTCCTCTTCGGCGAGGTGGCGATCGCCGGCCGACGCGGTTTCGAACGACGCTACGCTCTCGCCGAGCAGGTCCTGCCCGCCGACGTGCTCGACCGGCCGGTTCCCCGAGCGGAGGCGATCCGCGAACTCGTCCGCCGGGCCGCCCGGGCGTCGGGCGTCGCGACGGCGTCCGATATCGCGGACTACTGGCGGATCAAGGATCGCGCCGCAGTCCTCTCATCGCTGCACGACCTCGTCGATGCGGGCGAGCTGCGCCCGGTCACCGTGGCCGGCTGGAGCGTCGCGGGACGCCCCGCACAGGCCTGGCTGCACCGCGACGCCACTCTCCCGCGCCGGATCGACGCGACAGCGATCCTCACGCCGTTCGACCCGGTGGTGTGGTTCCGAGACCGCGCCGCGCGCCTCTTCGACTTCGACTACCGGATCGAGATCTACACGCCCGCTCCCAAACGCCGGTTCGGCTACTACAGCCTGCCGGTGCTCATCGGCGACGACATCGTCGGCCGCGTGGACCTCAAGGCCGACCGAGCGTCCTCGACGCTCCTCGTGCAGTCCGCCTGGTGGGAACACGGCGTGGGTGCGGATGCCGCCGCACGGCTTGCGGACGAGATCCGGCTCGCCGCCTCCTGGCAGGGGCTGTCCTCGCTCTCGGTGTCGCACTGGGGCGACGCGACGGACGACCTGGCGGACACGCTCCCTGAGGCGAGAAGGCACGACCTCACGCGGCGGTGA
- a CDS encoding DNA glycosylase AlkZ-like family protein — protein sequence MTAQALTAERPGGIVETVDALSVVNIDPTAAIAPSADHILWSRIGWPYRPADLTRAVEVDRAIFEWAGFYRPMTDLALYLPVMRAWPVYRDQRDWMEANARFADDVIAQLRASGPLRTGEIPDTSQVSWKSSGWTNERNVTQMLEFLVLRGDVAIAGREGKERVWDVAERVYALSSPELGDEDAARGRAERRLGSLGIARVKSVKQPVEPIDVGEIGEPARVEGVRGVWRVDPVVLRASGSFAPRTALLSPFDRLVFDRTRAQEIFDFEYIVEMYKPAGRRRWGYFALPILYADRLVGKLDAAADRKAGLLRVHAVHEDEPFTAEMHDAVRAEIRELASWLGLEVVGIPAE from the coding sequence GTGACTGCGCAGGCGCTGACAGCCGAACGCCCCGGCGGCATCGTCGAGACCGTCGACGCTCTCTCCGTCGTCAACATCGATCCGACCGCGGCGATCGCACCCAGCGCCGACCACATCCTGTGGAGCAGGATCGGCTGGCCCTACCGCCCCGCCGATCTCACCCGCGCCGTCGAGGTCGACCGGGCGATCTTCGAATGGGCGGGCTTCTACCGCCCGATGACCGACCTTGCGCTGTACCTGCCGGTCATGCGGGCGTGGCCGGTGTACCGCGATCAGCGGGACTGGATGGAGGCGAATGCGCGCTTCGCGGACGACGTGATCGCTCAGCTGCGGGCGTCGGGTCCACTCCGCACCGGCGAGATCCCCGACACGAGTCAGGTGTCCTGGAAGTCGTCCGGATGGACGAACGAGCGCAACGTCACCCAGATGCTCGAGTTCCTCGTCCTCCGCGGCGACGTGGCGATCGCGGGACGAGAGGGCAAGGAGCGCGTCTGGGACGTCGCCGAGCGGGTGTACGCGCTCTCCTCTCCGGAGCTCGGAGACGAGGACGCCGCGCGGGGACGTGCCGAGCGTCGGCTCGGCTCCCTCGGGATCGCACGGGTGAAGTCGGTGAAGCAGCCCGTCGAGCCGATCGACGTGGGTGAGATCGGCGAGCCCGCGCGCGTCGAGGGCGTCCGCGGCGTATGGCGGGTCGATCCCGTGGTCCTGCGGGCCTCGGGGTCGTTCGCCCCGCGCACGGCCCTGCTCTCGCCGTTCGACCGTCTCGTGTTCGACCGCACGCGCGCCCAGGAGATCTTCGACTTCGAGTATATCGTGGAGATGTACAAGCCCGCGGGGCGGCGGCGGTGGGGCTACTTCGCGCTCCCGATCCTGTACGCCGACCGCCTCGTCGGGAAGCTCGACGCGGCCGCCGACCGCAAGGCGGGACTCCTCCGCGTGCACGCCGTCCACGAGGACGAGCCGTTCACCGCCGAGATGCACGATGCGGTGCGGGCCGAGATCCGCGAACTCGCGTCCTGGCTCGGACTCGAGGTGGTCGGCATCCCCGCGGAGTGA
- a CDS encoding M48 family metalloprotease, which yields MYSAIARNKRNTWFILGAFILLLGAVGVLAGWLAGNNWWITAFILVFAAGYATFQYFFADREAIAMAGATPVSQTDAPRYYRLVENLCIATGTPMPRLYVVEDPAPNAFATGRKPEEASITVTTGLFELMSDRELEGVLGHELGHIRNYDIRVSLIVFGLVVAVGILADIFLRFAFFGGGRRGGNGQAQLLFVLFGVVAAIVAPLLAGAVQAAISRQREYLADATSAMTTRDPDGLASALGKLAESGAPLRKANTSMAHLWIADPLKPNALARMFATHPPLAERIERLHTMGGQF from the coding sequence ATGTATAGCGCCATCGCGCGCAACAAGCGCAACACGTGGTTCATCCTGGGCGCGTTCATCCTGCTGCTCGGTGCTGTCGGAGTACTCGCGGGATGGCTCGCGGGCAACAACTGGTGGATCACCGCGTTCATCCTGGTCTTCGCCGCCGGCTACGCGACGTTCCAGTACTTCTTCGCCGACCGCGAAGCGATCGCGATGGCCGGCGCGACGCCGGTCTCGCAGACGGACGCACCTCGCTACTACCGGCTGGTGGAGAACCTGTGCATCGCGACCGGGACTCCGATGCCGCGTCTGTACGTCGTGGAGGACCCCGCGCCCAACGCCTTCGCCACCGGTCGGAAGCCCGAGGAAGCGTCGATCACGGTCACGACGGGGCTGTTCGAGCTCATGTCGGATCGTGAACTCGAGGGAGTCCTCGGGCACGAGCTCGGTCATATCCGCAACTACGACATCCGGGTTTCGCTCATCGTCTTCGGTCTCGTCGTCGCTGTCGGCATCCTCGCCGACATATTCCTGCGCTTCGCGTTCTTCGGCGGCGGGCGCCGCGGCGGGAACGGCCAGGCGCAGCTCCTCTTCGTGCTGTTCGGCGTGGTCGCCGCGATCGTCGCCCCTCTCCTCGCGGGAGCCGTGCAGGCGGCGATCTCCCGCCAGCGCGAGTACCTCGCGGACGCGACGAGTGCGATGACCACACGCGACCCGGACGGACTTGCCTCGGCGCTCGGCAAGCTCGCGGAGTCCGGCGCGCCGTTGCGCAAGGCGAACACGTCCATGGCGCACTTGTGGATCGCCGACCCCCTCAAGCCGAATGCACTGGCGCGGATGTTCGCCACCCACCCGCCGCTCGCGGAGCGCATCGAGCGGCTCCACACCATGGGCGGGCAGTTCTGA
- a CDS encoding LemA family protein, with product MWEWLIPVLIVVALLVIAGIYLWATYNSLVALNVRVDEAWSDITVQLKRRADLLPNLIEAVKGYAAHEKAVFENVTRARAETLTAGGPAEAGVAEGHMQQALKSLFAVAEAYPQLQASQNFLQLQQSIVDTEDKIQASRRFYNGGVRELNTKIKVFPNNLFARNLGFTEREFFEVVDGAAISEPPRVQF from the coding sequence ATGTGGGAATGGCTGATCCCGGTACTGATCGTCGTGGCGCTTCTCGTCATCGCCGGCATCTACCTGTGGGCGACGTACAACTCGCTCGTCGCACTGAACGTGCGCGTCGACGAGGCGTGGAGCGACATCACGGTGCAGCTCAAACGCCGTGCCGACCTTCTGCCGAACCTCATCGAGGCGGTGAAGGGCTATGCGGCGCATGAGAAGGCGGTCTTCGAGAACGTGACGCGGGCCAGAGCCGAGACGCTGACCGCCGGCGGGCCCGCCGAAGCCGGAGTCGCCGAGGGCCACATGCAGCAGGCGCTGAAGTCTCTGTTCGCCGTCGCCGAGGCATATCCGCAGCTGCAGGCGAGTCAGAACTTCCTCCAGCTGCAGCAGTCGATCGTCGACACCGAGGATAAGATCCAGGCGTCGCGCCGCTTCTACAACGGCGGCGTGCGCGAGCTGAACACCAAGATCAAGGTGTTCCCGAACAACCTCTTCGCCCGCAACCTCGGCTTCACCGAGCGCGAGTTCTTCGAGGTCGTGGATGGCGCGGCCATCAGCGAGCCGCCCAGGGTCCAGTTCTGA